The nucleotide sequence TCGGGAGAATCACCCGGAAGTGTGGAGCACGTCGCCGAGCGCTGGTCCGACCCGAAAGGGGGACTCAGCGGCTTCGTCGAGCGGTAGGGCGGCGCTTGGTCCGTCCGGGGACGGTGTGGCTCATGGTGTTGCTGAGGTCGTCGCGGATGTGCTAGGCGCGCCGAGGAGGGGGCGCGTCCGGCGGTCCCCGGAGGCCCCCGGGTAGCCTGGGACGATTGAACCGCCCGTACCGGCAGCCAGAGGGGTCAGCACCCAGTGCACCTGAAAAGCCTGACGCTCAAGGGCTTCAAGTCCTTCGCCTCGGCCACCACGCTGCGCTTCGAGCCGGGCATCACCTGCGTGGTCGGGCCGAACGGCTCCGGCAAGTCCAACGTGCTGGACGCGCTGCGCTGGGTCATGGGCACCCAGGGCGCCAAGGACCTGCGCGGCGGCAAGATGGAGGACGTCATCTTCGCCGGCACCGCGGGCCGCGCCCCGCTCGGCCGCGCCGAGGTCACCCTCACCATCGACAACGCCGACGGCGCGCTCCCGATCGAGTACTCCGAGGTGTCGATCACCCGCCGGATGTTCCGCGACGGCGCGAGCGAGTACGAGATCAACGGCGACCGCTGCCGCCTGATGGACGTCCAGGAACTGCTGTCGGACTCCGGCATCGGCCGCGAGATGCACGTCATCGTCGGCCAGGGCCAGCTCTCGGCGATCCTCGAGTCCAAGCCCGAAGAGCGCCGCGCCTTCATCGAAGAGGCCGCCGGCGTCCTCAAGCACCGCAAGCGCAAGGAACAGACCCTGCGCAAGCTGGCCAACATGCAGGGCAACCTCGACCGCCTCGGCGACTTGACGACCGAGCTGCGCCGCCAGCTCAAGCCGCTGGGCAAGCAGGCCGAGATCGCCCGCAAGGCCCAGTCGGTCCAGTCCGAGCTGCGCGACTCCCGCCTGCGCCTGCTCGCCGACGACCTGGTCACCCAGCGCACCGCCATCGCCCGCGAAGAGGCCGACGAGAAGTCCGCCCGCCAGCGCCGCGCCGAGGTCGAGCAGCACCTCGAGATCGTCTCGGCCGAGGAAACCGAGCTGGAAGCCTCGCTCGCCGAGGACGCGCCGCTGCTGCAGGCCGCCCAGGAAACCTGGTACAAGCTGTCGGCGCTGGCCGAGCGCCTCCGCGGCACCGTCCGGCTGGCGATCGAGCGCCAGCGGCACCTGTCGGCCGACGTCTCGACGTCGACCGGCGGCCGCGACCCCGAAGAGCTCCTCGAAGAGGCCGAGCGCGTCGCCGAGCAGGAGGAAGAGCTCAACGAGGCCGTCATGGAGGCCCGCGAGCTGCTCGCCCAGACGATTCTGCGCCGCGAAGACCTCGAACAGCGCGTCCAGGCCGCCGAGCGCGCGCACTGGGCCGCCGTCCGCGCCATCGCCGACCGCCGCGAAGGCATGGCCAAGCTCACCGGCCAGGTCGAGGCGCTGCGCAGCAAGAACGGCGCCACCTCCGACGAGATCGACCGCCTCAGCGTCTCCCTCGAAGAGGCCGCCGAGCGCGCCGAGATCGCCGTCGAAGAACTCGAGATGGCGAAGGCCGAGGGTGGCGTCGAGGAGTCCGACGACGCCGGCCTGATGGATCGCCACGACCGCGCGGTCGAGGCCAACAACGCGGCCAAGGCGCGTGTCGAAGAGCTGGTCAAGGCCGAGCGCGCGGCCGAGCGGGAAATCGCGTCGGAGAAGGCGCGCGTCGAGGCGCTGTCGATGGGCCTGCGGCGCAAGGACGGCGCGGGTGCGCTGCTCGGCGCGTCCCACGAACTGCCGGGCCTGCTCGGCTCGGTCGCCGCGTTGCTCACCGTCGAGCCCGGCTACGAGGTCGCGCTGGCCGCGGCGCTCGGCCCGGTGGCCGACGCCGTCGCCGTGACCGGCGGCGAAGACGCCCTGCGTGCGCTGAAGTACCTGAAGGAAACGGACTCCGGCCGCGCGGGCATCCTGCTCGGCGGCCTCGAATCCACCGTGGACACCTATTCGTGGCCGTCGCTGCCGGAAGGCGCGCGCTGGGCCCGCGAGGTCGTCACCGCGCCGCCGCAGCTGCGGCCCGCCGTCGAGCAGGCCCTCGACAAGCTGGCTCTGGTCCGCGACCTCGACGCCGCCCGCCACCTGGTGGCGGTGCACCCGGACGTCCGCGCGGTCACCGCCGAGGGTGACGTCTTCGGTGCCCGCTGGGCGATCGGCGGCTCCGGCAAGCGCGAGAGCGTGATCGAGGTCCAGGCCGCCGTCGACGAGGCGGGGGAGCGGCTCCGGCTGGCCGAGCGCTCGCTGGAGCGGTACGCGGCCGAGCTGGAAGGCGCCCGCGCCGAGCAGCAGGCGCGTCGCGAAGAGGTTTCCCAGGCCAAGGACGCCCTCGGCGAGGCGAAGGTCCGCAAGGCGCGCTCGTCGGAGCGGCTCAACCGGATGCAGCAGGCCGCCCGCCAGGCGCAGGCCGAGGTCGAGCGGCTGTCCGGCCAGCGCGCGAAGGTCGAGCAGAGCCGCGTCCAGGCCCTCGCCCAGCTCGCCGAGCTGGAGGAGCGGCTCGCCGCCGTCGCCGAGCAGCCCGTCGAAGACGACCCGGACACCGCCGAACGCGATCAGGCCGTCGAAGAGCTGGCCGTCGTGCGGCAGGAGGAGATGGAAGCGCGGCTCGCGCAGCGCACCTCCGAAGAGCGCGCCCGCAGCATCGCGGGCAAGGCCGAAGGCCTCCGCCGGGCCGCGCACGCCGAGCAGCAGGCCCGCGAGCGCGCCGAGCGCGCCGCCGCGGCCCGCAAGCGCGGCGCCGGGATCGCCAACGCCGTCGTCGACGCCGGCGAGCTCGCGCTGGAGCGCATCGAGCACTCGGTGCAGCGCGCGGCGACCGAACGCGACCAGGTCCAGGCCCGCCGCCAGAGCCGCGAGCAGGCGCTGACCGGCGTCCGCGCCAAGGTCCGCGAACTCACCGGCGAACTGGAGAAGCTGACCGACGCCGTGCACCGCGACGAGGTGCTGCGCGCCGAGCAGCGGCTGCGGCTGGAGACCCTGGAAGCCAAGATCGCCGAGGACTTCGGCATGGGCCTCGAGGACCTCGTCCGCGAGTACGGCCCGGACGTCCCGGTGCCGCCGAGCGCGGGCGAGATGGCCGAGTACGAGGCGGCCAAGGATCGCGGCGAGGACGTCACCCCGCCGCCGCCGATGCCCTACGACCGCGACACCCAGACCCGCCGCGCCAGGCGCGCCGAGAAGGACCTGTCGTTGCTGGGCAAGGTGAACCCGCTCGCGCTCGAGGAGTTCGCGGCGCTGGAGGAGCGGTACAAGTTCCTCTCCACGCAGCTGGAAGACCTCAAGGACACCCGCAAGGACCTCGAAGCCGTCATCAAGCAGGTCGACGAAAAGATCCTCGAGGTCTTCGCCGGCGCCTACGCCGACGTGGCCCGCGAGTTCGAGACCGTGTTCAGCGTGCTCTTCCCGGGCGGCGAGGGCCGGATGGTCCTCACCGAGCCGGACGACCTGCTGGCCACCGGCGTCGACGTCGAAGCGCGTCCGCCGGGCAAGAAGGTCAAGCGGCTGTCGCTGCTGTCCGGTGGCGAGAAGTCGCTGGTCGCGGTGGGCATGCTGGTCGCGATCTTCCGCGCCCGGCCGTCACCCTTCTACGTCATGGACGAGGTCGAGGCGGCGCTCGACGACACCAACATGCGCCGGCTGATCGGGCTGCTGGAGCAGCTGCGCGACTCGTCGCAGCTGATCATCATCACCCACCAGAAGCCGACGATGGAGATCGCCGACGCTCTCTACGGCGTGAGCATGCAGGGCGACGGCATCACCAAGGTGATCTCGCAGCGCCTGCGCACGGCCGACGACGAACCGGTCGCGGTCGGCTAGCTCGCCCTTCAAACCGCGGCAGAGAGCCCCTGTGGCGTCCAGCGCACCGGACGCCACAGGGGACGGGCTCGCTTTCTACTCCGCGACCCAGAAGGCGTAGTCGGCCGAGTAGCGGACCGCGGTCTGGGCGCCATCGGTGCAGGTCCCCGCCGGGGCCACGCCGCCGCGGGTGTTCAAGCGCTGGACGTAGGTCACCTTGCTGAAGATGCCGTCGCCGGTGTTCAGGTTCGCCTTGAGCAGCAGTTCCGGGATCGCGCCTTCCCGCGGGGCGTTCGCCGCGGCCGCCGCGCCGACCGTGCTTCCGTCCACAATGGACGTCCACACCGGGCCCTTGCTGTGCAGCGCCACCGGCTTCCCGTGCCGCGACAGCACCGCTGCCGGCTGGATCAGGGCCCACGCGCCGTTCGTGCAGCCGTAAATCTGTACGCCTTCGGCTGGGTAAGTGGCCAGTGCCCGGTTGCCCGCCGGCACCTTGATCGCGTCCGGCACCGTCGAGTGCGCCGGGGTGGCCGAAGCCGTCGCCGCGCCGCCGAGCACCAGGGCGCCGACCGCGAGCGCCACCGTCATCCGCTTCATGGAATCCACCTTCGAAATCCTCCCGCCGCTTCTCGGCGGGCTCCCGCAATTCGACACGGGCGCCCGCCGGAAACGGTTCAGAAGGATCAGGCGGCGGTCACTTCCGCGGTCTCTCCGGCGGCTTCGGCTTCGGCCGCCTTCGGGTCCGGCGTCCGGTGGCGCAGCGACAGCAGACCGCCCACGACCAGCGTGATCACCACGCCCATCAGCGTGTACCACGGGTAGGCGAGCGCCACCTTGTCCCCGGCCGCCTTGCTGAAGTCGACGCCGATCAGGCCGCCGGTCTTCGCGCTGAACTTCACCCCGAGGATGACGAACGCCATCACCACCACGGTGACCACGAACGCGATGATCGCGTCCACCTGCCGGGCCTTCTTGATCAGCAGGCCCAGCAGGAACGATCCCAGCAGCGCGCCGTAGGTGTACCCGGTGATGGCCAGGCCGAGCTCGATCACCGAGTTCTTCGTGGTGGAGAACAGCGATGCGAACACCGCGAACACGACGGCCCAGATCAGCGTCCACATGCGACCGTGCCGCAGCAGCTTCGAGTCCTCCGGCGAGCGCTTGGTGAACCGCTGGTAGAGGTCGGCCACGGTGGACGTCGACAGCGCGTTGAGGGCCGAGGCGAGCGCCCCCATGGTCGAGGCGAGCACTCCGGCGATGAGCAGGCCCGACACGCCGGCCGGCAGGTCGTCGATGATGAACCGCGAGAACACGTCGTCCGGGCTCTGCAACCCCAGCTGCGCCACGGACTTCCGGCCGTTGAACACCCACAGCATGGCCCCGACCAGCAGGAACAGCGCGAACTGGATCGTGACGATGATCCCGCTGCCGATGAGCGCCTTCTGGCCGTCGCGCAGGCTGCGCGTGGCCAGCAGCCGCTGCGCGATCAGCTGGTCGGCGCCGTGCGACGCCATCGAAAGCGCCGCGCCGCCGAGCACCGCCGTCACGAACGCGTACGGGCTGGTCAGCAGGTTCTTCGAGAAGTCGACGAGCGCGAACTTGCCGTCCGCGGACGCCTGCGAGACCCAGTCGGCCGGCAGCTTGTTGAGCAGCACGATCGCGGCCACCGCGGCGCCGCCCAGGTACAGCGACAGCTGGATGACGTCGACCCAGACGACGGCCTTGATCCCGCCGATGTAGGCGTAGACCAGCGTCAGGGCGGTGAGGATCACGACGATCACCCAGTAGTCCAGGTGGACGCCGTAGTGCGCGAGGATCACCTTGATCGGGATCGCGCCGGCGAACAGGCGCACGCCTTCGGCGAGCAGCCGGGTGACCACGAACGTCACCGACGCGGTGCCTTGCAGCCCGGAGCCGAACCGCTTCCCGAGGAACGCGTACGCGCTCACGAGGTTGCCCCGGAAGTACCGCGGCAGCAGGACGAACGCGGCGATCGTCCGGCCGATGATGTAGCCGAAAGCCAGCTGCAGGAACAGGAAGGCGTTGCCGAAGACCAGCCCGGGCGTGCTGATCACGGTGAGCGTCGAGGTCTCCGTGGCCACCACGGACAGCATCACCGCACCCCACGGGAGGCTGCGCTCGCCGACGAAGTAGTCGGCCGCCGACCGTTGTCTCCGGCCGACGAGCACGCCGATCAGCGGCATCGCCGCCAGGTAGATCACGATGATGGCGAGGTCAACACCGCGCATGGATCACTCCTACCGTCATCCGGCCTTCTCCGCGACTCGCAACCGTGTCACGGCGCCCCCCAGCGGGGCGGGAAGGATCAAGGGGCCACGGCCCGGGACCAACACGCCGAGCACGCGTGGCCCGCGGGCACCGGTCGCCGACGGCACCGTACCGGGCACGCCGCACCAGGTGAGCCAGCCCAGCAACGCGGCGAGGTACGCCTCCTTGCCCGCACCGGGCAGGCCGAGGTCGTCGCTGGTCTTGAGCAGCGCCGTGGACAGGTTCCGGGTCAGCGCCGTCATCAGCGCCGGGTTCGCGACGCCGCCGCCGGAGGCGA is from Amycolatopsis mediterranei and encodes:
- the smc gene encoding chromosome segregation protein SMC, yielding MHLKSLTLKGFKSFASATTLRFEPGITCVVGPNGSGKSNVLDALRWVMGTQGAKDLRGGKMEDVIFAGTAGRAPLGRAEVTLTIDNADGALPIEYSEVSITRRMFRDGASEYEINGDRCRLMDVQELLSDSGIGREMHVIVGQGQLSAILESKPEERRAFIEEAAGVLKHRKRKEQTLRKLANMQGNLDRLGDLTTELRRQLKPLGKQAEIARKAQSVQSELRDSRLRLLADDLVTQRTAIAREEADEKSARQRRAEVEQHLEIVSAEETELEASLAEDAPLLQAAQETWYKLSALAERLRGTVRLAIERQRHLSADVSTSTGGRDPEELLEEAERVAEQEEELNEAVMEARELLAQTILRREDLEQRVQAAERAHWAAVRAIADRREGMAKLTGQVEALRSKNGATSDEIDRLSVSLEEAAERAEIAVEELEMAKAEGGVEESDDAGLMDRHDRAVEANNAAKARVEELVKAERAAEREIASEKARVEALSMGLRRKDGAGALLGASHELPGLLGSVAALLTVEPGYEVALAAALGPVADAVAVTGGEDALRALKYLKETDSGRAGILLGGLESTVDTYSWPSLPEGARWAREVVTAPPQLRPAVEQALDKLALVRDLDAARHLVAVHPDVRAVTAEGDVFGARWAIGGSGKRESVIEVQAAVDEAGERLRLAERSLERYAAELEGARAEQQARREEVSQAKDALGEAKVRKARSSERLNRMQQAARQAQAEVERLSGQRAKVEQSRVQALAQLAELEERLAAVAEQPVEDDPDTAERDQAVEELAVVRQEEMEARLAQRTSEERARSIAGKAEGLRRAAHAEQQARERAERAAAARKRGAGIANAVVDAGELALERIEHSVQRAATERDQVQARRQSREQALTGVRAKVRELTGELEKLTDAVHRDEVLRAEQRLRLETLEAKIAEDFGMGLEDLVREYGPDVPVPPSAGEMAEYEAAKDRGEDVTPPPPMPYDRDTQTRRARRAEKDLSLLGKVNPLALEEFAALEERYKFLSTQLEDLKDTRKDLEAVIKQVDEKILEVFAGAYADVAREFETVFSVLFPGGEGRMVLTEPDDLLATGVDVEARPPGKKVKRLSLLSGGEKSLVAVGMLVAIFRARPSPFYVMDEVEAALDDTNMRRLIGLLEQLRDSSQLIIITHQKPTMEIADALYGVSMQGDGITKVISQRLRTADDEPVAVG
- a CDS encoding DUF3455 domain-containing protein, with product MKRMTVALAVGALVLGGAATASATPAHSTVPDAIKVPAGNRALATYPAEGVQIYGCTNGAWALIQPAAVLSRHGKPVALHSKGPVWTSIVDGSTVGAAAAANAPREGAIPELLLKANLNTGDGIFSKVTYVQRLNTRGGVAPAGTCTDGAQTAVRYSADYAFWVAE
- a CDS encoding sodium:solute symporter, with translation MRGVDLAIIVIYLAAMPLIGVLVGRRQRSAADYFVGERSLPWGAVMLSVVATETSTLTVISTPGLVFGNAFLFLQLAFGYIIGRTIAAFVLLPRYFRGNLVSAYAFLGKRFGSGLQGTASVTFVVTRLLAEGVRLFAGAIPIKVILAHYGVHLDYWVIVVILTALTLVYAYIGGIKAVVWVDVIQLSLYLGGAAVAAIVLLNKLPADWVSQASADGKFALVDFSKNLLTSPYAFVTAVLGGAALSMASHGADQLIAQRLLATRSLRDGQKALIGSGIIVTIQFALFLLVGAMLWVFNGRKSVAQLGLQSPDDVFSRFIIDDLPAGVSGLLIAGVLASTMGALASALNALSTSTVADLYQRFTKRSPEDSKLLRHGRMWTLIWAVVFAVFASLFSTTKNSVIELGLAITGYTYGALLGSFLLGLLIKKARQVDAIIAFVVTVVVMAFVILGVKFSAKTGGLIGVDFSKAAGDKVALAYPWYTLMGVVITLVVGGLLSLRHRTPDPKAAEAEAAGETAEVTAA